From Geotalea uraniireducens Rf4:
TCTCCCATTATGACGAAGACGTCGAATGGTCTTCAACTTGCGCCTCCACGCACAATGGTCTCGAAACATTGCGTGGAAAGAAACAGGTTCGGGCTTACTGGGAAAAAGACCTTGGGGAAATGTCCAACCTCCGACTTGAACTGGTAGAGGTGGTAACCGGCGATTCGAGCGTTACCATCTGTTACCGGGCGCCAGAGGATAAATTTGTCGCGGACGTCCTTTTTTTCAATGAAAACGGTAAAGTTCTGAAAGCCGTTACCATGTCACACGAAACCCCGTAGAACGCCACATCTTATAACCTGCACCACCCTCCCCAAACTGTAAAAGCCTCATCTACGCTGTTTTACACTTGCAGATCCGCACTGGATTTGGAGAGATAATACCCGTAATCCCCCTCGTAGACCCGCATCTCGCCGTGATCGATCTCGAATACCCGGTCCACCAGCATGCGGAGAAAATGACGGTCATGGCTGACCAATATGACCGTGCCGGCAAAGTTCTTCAACGCATCGAGAAGGATTTCCCGCGATTTGATATCCAGATGGTTGGTCGGCTCGTCGAGGACGAGAAAATTGACCGGCCGCGCCAAGAGCGTTGCCAGCACGACGCGGCTTTTTTCGCCCCCGGAAAGGTTCTCGATCTTTTTGTCCACGGCATCCCCCTGAAAGAGGAAGGCCCCGAGCAGGTTCCTGATGACGCCGATGTTGGCAAGCGGCATCGCCTCCTGCACCGTCTCGAAGACCGTTTTCTTCGGTTCGAGAACCTCCATGGCGTGCTGGCTGAAGTAACCCAGTTCCACATTGGCCCCCAGAGTAACGCTGCCGGTGGTGGATGCGGTCTGCCCTGCGAGAACCTTGAGAAAGGTCGATTTCCCCGCGCCATTCACTCCGACAACGGCAATCTTGTTCTGCCGACGGACAATGCCGGAAACACCGCTGAAGACCGAGGTTCCATGCCCATCGGTTGCCGGCCAGTATTTGCCAAGGCTATCCATTACGACCACGTCATCGCCGCTACGGGGCGGCTGGTTAAACTCGAAACGTACGGTCCGCTCCTCGGGGGGTATTTCGATCCGGTCGATCTTGTCCAGCTTCTTTACCCGGGACTGGACCTGTGCCGCATGGGAAGCGCGGGCTGCGAACCGGGCGATAAACTCCTCCTCCTTGGCAAGCATGTCCTGCTGGCGTTTGTGGCTGGCAAGGAGCTGCTCATGGCGAATATCACGCTCCCGCTCGTAAAAGTCATAGTTGCCGCCGTAGGTGGTGACCGTCTTGTTGGCCACCTCGACGATACGGGTGACAATGCGGTTCATGAAATCGCGGTCATGGCTCGTCATCAGCAACGCCCCCTTGAACTCGGTCGCCAGCCACTCCTCCAGCCAGATGATCGACTCCACATCCAGGTGGTTGGTCGGTTCGTCGAGGAGAAGTACGTCCGGTTTCAGGGTCAGGATCTTTGCCAGGGCAATGCGCATTTTCCAGCCGCCGCTGAAGGACTCCACCGGATTGTTAAACCGGTCCGGCCCGATACCGAGGCCGGTCAGTACCGCCTGGGCGCGGGAGTCCAGGTCGTATCCGCCCTTGTGCTCGAACTCCTCCATGGCTGCACCGTAGCGCTCAAGAAGGTCTGCCATTTCGTCGTCGGACATGGGCCGACACATGGCCTCCTCCATCAACTTAAGGTCAGCTGCAAGCCGGACCGTATCCCCTGCACCGGCCATCACCTCTTCCAGTGCCGAGCGCCCCGACATATACCCTACATCCTGGGAAAAGTAGCCGATGGTGGTCCTTTTGGCGAGGGTGATCTCCCCTG
This genomic window contains:
- a CDS encoding nuclear transport factor 2 family protein codes for the protein MTPEQAKSFATDWIESWNSGNLDAILSHYDEDVEWSSTCASTHNGLETLRGKKQVRAYWEKDLGEMSNLRLELVEVVTGDSSVTICYRAPEDKFVADVLFFNENGKVLKAVTMSHETP
- a CDS encoding ABC-F family ATP-binding cassette domain-containing protein, whose amino-acid sequence is MIHLSNITKQHGSQLLFRDASFQILPGTRTGLVGPNGAGKTSVFRIITGEEEVDAGEITLAKRTTIGYFSQDVGYMSGRSALEEVMAGAGDTVRLAADLKLMEEAMCRPMSDDEMADLLERYGAAMEEFEHKGGYDLDSRAQAVLTGLGIGPDRFNNPVESFSGGWKMRIALAKILTLKPDVLLLDEPTNHLDVESIIWLEEWLATEFKGALLMTSHDRDFMNRIVTRIVEVANKTVTTYGGNYDFYERERDIRHEQLLASHKRQQDMLAKEEEFIARFAARASHAAQVQSRVKKLDKIDRIEIPPEERTVRFEFNQPPRSGDDVVVMDSLGKYWPATDGHGTSVFSGVSGIVRRQNKIAVVGVNGAGKSTFLKVLAGQTASTTGSVTLGANVELGYFSQHAMEVLEPKKTVFETVQEAMPLANIGVIRNLLGAFLFQGDAVDKKIENLSGGEKSRVVLATLLARPVNFLVLDEPTNHLDIKSREILLDALKNFAGTVILVSHDRHFLRMLVDRVFEIDHGEMRVYEGDYGYYLSKSSADLQV